The following DNA comes from Anopheles coustani chromosome 2, idAnoCousDA_361_x.2, whole genome shotgun sequence.
AGTTGGTTCAATAACGTATCAGTATAATCCACCCCGACGATCCGGCACCACCAATGAAGTCGTTTTTTTGCAAGCCGTCGTAGCCCTTCGTCGCTGAAGTCCGTGGTAGGGAAAGGTATAAACTGCACtccttttttaatatttttcctacGACTTTGCTTATTAGTTGAGCAGCTTTCGAATACGCACAACATAGTTTTGGCTGGGTATATTACTTTAAATAATTGGGCAGTGTATGTTACTGGCCCCTTTTATGCAGTTTGTTGTTAAACAAATCGTTCGCCTGATTGAATATGACAGATACACAGGGGCTTACTTGGCGCACAGTACCAGgtcataattaatttaaaaaaatggtttgggACAGGTAAATTTTTTACCCCATACTTTCTCCGTATTGCAAAACATACAGGTAACTTTATCTGACTCGTATGATAGCTTTAAAAAATGTGGGagtaaacaaaacatcgaCTTATATTTTAGCTAAGGTACTTTTGAATTTGCCCGCATTTTGACAGGTTGGATCACGAAAtgggaatcaaaacaaacacttaCCAAAACATACCGTATGTTTGCTTGGGTATGGCACCGCTAAAAACTATTTTCTGgaagtttttatttgtataatCCTTTGCAATTTTTACAGGGAGCAAATAGTCATGCCCAGCTTGGTCTGGGCTATGCCTCGGAACAATGTGATACGCCACAGCAGTTGCGCGAAGTGCCTTTTCGAATTACGGATGTACAATGCGTGGCCGCTGGTGGAGGACATACGCTGATCGGGCTGACCGATGGACGATTGTACGGTTGCGGGTGGAATAACCGGGGGCAGCTAGGTGTTGGCCATACGGACGATTGTGTGCAATTTCAGGCGATTGGTGGTTTTGGCTTCAAACATATTGCCGCGGGATGGGATGTATCGGCAGGCATAACCGCGTTCGGTGATCTTTACGTTTGGGGCTCAAACGTGTGGCAGCAGATAGCACAAACGAACGTTAAAACTGTAACCAAACCGCAAAAGCTAACTTTGCCAGAAAATGAAACCGTGGTAAAAGTTGTGTTCGGTTTGCAGTACATGACGGTGCTGACGGATCGCGGCAATGTGTGGGTTTTAGGAAAATGTAAATTCCTATCGAATGATTACCCTCCAGATAATCGGTCACGGTTATTAGTACGCTGCCTGAAAGACAAAGGCCACGTGAGAGATATTGCAAGCGGAGACAATCATCTTGTGCTGCACACGGAGGGAAAACGGATTTTATGCCTCGGCGACAACAAACACGGCCAGTGTACCAACGAAAGCATTTTCCCGACCGATATCATCAAACTGGAATCGGGATGGACGCATTCGGGATGTCTCACCGGTTAtggtgaaatttatttatggggCAGAAACAATTACGGTCAGCTGGGATACGCTGGTGGAGGACCGTCTTCCTCCGTCCCGAGATTGCTGGAGTTGCACGATTCCGCTTTGCCGAAGGACATGAGCCTGGGATCTCAACATGGAACTGCTCTAACGGCAAGCGGAAGAGTGTACTGTTGGGGCTGGAATGAACATGGCAACTGTGGTATTGGAGGCGTGGAGAATGTgtaagttgaaaaaaatttcaatacTTGGACAAATTGACAGGTTAGTGATTTTGCTTTCTTTATTCCAGACTGGTTCCAACGCTGGTAGAGCTCCCTTTACCCGTGTCGCGAATAATGTGCGGTGCTGGATATACACTGGCATTCACATAACAAATACAGCGATCATTCATCCCTCTTTTGAAGATCGATCGTAAAACGCACACCCCCGGGAGATCGCTCTTCTTCGGCAAGCAAACAACACTGctaaaacaaaaagggaaacgACCATAATAAAGAGAATAAAAGTGACAAAATAACCCACAATTAACGCTTACAAAACGTGCTGTTATTTGGGACGTGTTACTGCTGATGAATTGTTCGTTAAATAACCCCCGGAACGCCCTTTCTTGAATTGAGAATCGACCCAGGACAAGGCTTTCGGGTTTCGCTGTACGATTTTGAAAGAAGTGTGCACCATTACCATTTTATGACCCGGCCTGCCGGGTATGGGCGAACCGGGTTAGAACCGTGCAGAAGAAAAGCCAATATAGCAAATATTTGGAGATTTGTTGATCACCCGGTTTGAGTAAATGTGTCACCTGAGAATGAGAATGATGGCAGCTTTTCTGAGACACACAACAACGGTAACGCCCCTGAACCAGCCTCGCGTCGTTTAGCCAACTCGTTTTTTTCGTTACATTGCGGGTAGGAGTTTAAGAAACCATTCCTTATTACCTAACCCACCACCGTTGGATTGGGAGAAATGGCCTGTGTCAACCGTGTGGCGGAAAGGACAGGTACGACGTTCGAATTTTGCGAGTATTTGAAATTGGGGTAAAACGAGCCAATTTTGGTTAGATAAGCAAGAACCCTGCAAGGAGCGTCATCATTCGTTTAGCGATCGTTCCTCGTGCAGCATCTCGTTCAAGTGATCAATCGGCGTGATCGTACTGACTTGCTAGAT
Coding sequences within:
- the LOC131263781 gene encoding secretion-regulating guanine nucleotide exchange factor, producing the protein MFAWGANSHAQLGLGYASEQCDTPQQLREVPFRITDVQCVAAGGGHTLIGLTDGRLYGCGWNNRGQLGVGHTDDCVQFQAIGGFGFKHIAAGWDVSAGITAFGDLYVWGSNVWQQIAQTNVKTVTKPQKLTLPENETVVKVVFGLQYMTVLTDRGNVWVLGKCKFLSNDYPPDNRSRLLVRCLKDKGHVRDIASGDNHLVLHTEGKRILCLGDNKHGQCTNESIFPTDIIKLESGWTHSGCLTGYGEIYLWGRNNYGQLGYAGGGPSSSVPRLLELHDSALPKDMSLGSQHGTALTASGRVYCWGWNEHGNCGIGGVENVLVPTLVELPLPVSRIMCGAGYTLAFT